One part of the Lotus japonicus ecotype B-129 chromosome 2, LjGifu_v1.2 genome encodes these proteins:
- the LOC130737872 gene encoding uncharacterized protein LOC130737872 has protein sequence MQRNFLSLFVFLLLGFSHVLYVSAVPATRTSALSGEDASVMPYFAQLLEHSEEMHLDMEEGGFMARRLGLETHDYGGTGENHDHDPNTG, from the exons ATGCAGAGAAACTTCCTCAGCCTTTTTGTGTTCCTTCTTCTTGGTTTCTCACATGTTCTCTATGTCTCTGCTGTCCCTGCAACAA GAACAAGTGCTTTGAGTGGAGAAGATGCATCAGTTATGCCTTATTTTGCTCAG CTACTGGAACATAGTGAGGAGATGCACTTAGATATGGAAGAAGGAGGATTCATGGCGAGGAGACTTGGTTTGGAAACTCATGACTACGGAGGGACAGGGGAAAATCATGATCATGACCCAAACACTGGTTGA